A region from the Arcanobacterium buesumense genome encodes:
- a CDS encoding UPF0182 family membrane protein, protein MTTSTPNMSRPVPKPGKVPGGAFTPTLIVLAVIVFALVIFAEFWTEMAWYKQIGAARVFWTQYGAAIGLGVIGALLAAIVFALNLRVSLGKARSDDGVVVPTNPLAKNMEWFRQHSLVTYVLIPLAIGAMFGAGLAGSWRTFLLWFNGTSFGVADPEYGLDISFFVFSLPALQILLAFLSTLLVLSLAAAVCGYWFNGAFTFRGNKPVLKGKAQLHFGILFAIGALLFAGNYWLDRYNLLLGNKQRFSGATYTDINASQPGLTILAIASALVAVMFLYAGIVRRWKPAVVGVASVFGVALVVNAAYPALLQRFKVDPNAAELESAYIQRNIDATLEAYGISGVETQPYEARTTVEPGQLRQDSQTTAQIRLLDPNIVDPSFNQLQQNRQYYSFKAPLTVDRYTIDGELRDTVIAVRELNLEGLDNERRSWVNDHTVFTHGFGVAAAYGNTVTSKGDPAFWEAGIPSTGELGDFEPRVYFGQQSPEYSIVGAPESSEPWELDYPNDNAPNGQVNNTYTGNGGPSIGNMWSKLMFAIKYRSTELFFSDRVTDQSQILFDRDPHQRVAKVAPYLTLDSKAVPAVVDMDSNPDTPSELVWIIDGYTTSNNYPYSARETLDETTRDATNRSGALIAGGTNEINYIRNSVKAVVNAYDGKVTLFQWDEKDPILKAWQGIFPGQVTPLAKMPGDLIAHVRYPKDLFNVQRSLLARYHVDDALSFYSGGDFWQIPREPTGQSENDMNAPAQPPYYLTLQMPGQEETSFSLSTSYIPGGNTKRNVMTGFLAADSNAGNETGKIAPGYGKLRLLELPRDLTVPGPGQAQNTMFANPKVSTDLNLLRQGGTKVLEGNLLSLPVGGGLLYVQPVYVQASKGTQYPTLQYVLTLFGDSVGFAPTLQESLDMVFAGDAGVNAGDANIVGDKAAPVDGDKVKVPGTDGTDSDSTKPTEPVKPAPALPSAPAGTPAADLNTALNDAKAAIQSADAALKSGDWAGYGEAQKKLNEAITRAAEAQQKVDAQNQP, encoded by the coding sequence GTGACAACATCGACGCCGAATATGTCGCGCCCGGTTCCAAAACCAGGCAAGGTTCCTGGTGGCGCATTTACCCCAACGTTAATCGTGCTTGCTGTTATTGTGTTTGCCTTAGTTATTTTCGCCGAGTTTTGGACGGAAATGGCATGGTATAAGCAGATCGGTGCAGCGCGAGTATTTTGGACCCAATACGGAGCTGCAATTGGCTTGGGCGTGATTGGCGCTTTGCTTGCTGCGATTGTGTTTGCTCTTAATTTACGTGTTTCGCTTGGTAAAGCCCGATCTGACGACGGCGTTGTGGTTCCCACTAACCCGTTAGCAAAGAATATGGAGTGGTTCCGTCAGCACTCTTTGGTCACGTACGTACTTATTCCCTTAGCTATTGGGGCAATGTTTGGTGCCGGGCTTGCGGGTAGTTGGCGGACGTTCTTGTTGTGGTTTAACGGGACTTCTTTTGGTGTTGCTGATCCAGAGTACGGTTTAGATATTTCGTTCTTTGTTTTTTCGTTGCCAGCTTTGCAGATTCTGCTTGCTTTCCTTTCAACTTTGCTTGTTTTATCTCTGGCAGCGGCCGTCTGTGGCTATTGGTTTAATGGGGCATTTACGTTCCGGGGTAATAAGCCGGTCTTGAAGGGGAAAGCTCAGTTACATTTCGGCATTCTATTTGCTATCGGTGCCCTTCTTTTTGCCGGCAATTATTGGCTGGATCGTTACAATCTGCTCTTGGGTAATAAGCAACGTTTTTCGGGTGCAACTTATACGGATATTAATGCTTCTCAGCCCGGTTTAACTATTTTGGCGATTGCTTCTGCCCTCGTTGCGGTGATGTTCTTGTATGCCGGTATTGTGCGTCGCTGGAAGCCAGCAGTTGTTGGCGTGGCTTCAGTGTTCGGGGTGGCTTTGGTAGTAAATGCCGCCTACCCAGCGTTGCTCCAACGTTTCAAGGTTGATCCTAATGCTGCCGAATTAGAATCTGCTTATATTCAGCGCAATATTGATGCCACACTAGAGGCTTACGGGATTTCTGGCGTAGAAACTCAACCGTATGAAGCGCGGACAACTGTTGAGCCTGGTCAGTTGCGTCAAGATTCGCAAACGACAGCTCAAATTCGATTGCTAGATCCTAATATCGTGGATCCGTCATTTAATCAGTTACAACAAAATCGGCAGTATTATTCGTTCAAGGCGCCACTGACTGTAGACCGTTACACGATTGATGGTGAGCTACGCGATACCGTGATTGCGGTTCGAGAGTTAAATCTTGAGGGTCTTGATAATGAGCGCCGATCTTGGGTGAATGATCATACTGTTTTCACTCATGGTTTCGGAGTGGCTGCTGCATACGGAAACACTGTTACCTCTAAGGGTGACCCGGCATTCTGGGAAGCGGGAATCCCGTCCACTGGTGAGCTCGGTGATTTCGAACCACGCGTCTATTTCGGCCAGCAATCCCCAGAGTACTCGATCGTGGGTGCGCCGGAATCTTCCGAACCGTGGGAGCTCGATTATCCAAACGATAATGCTCCCAACGGTCAGGTCAATAACACCTACACCGGTAACGGCGGTCCATCGATTGGCAACATGTGGTCTAAGCTCATGTTTGCGATCAAGTACCGTTCTACTGAGTTGTTCTTCTCGGATCGTGTCACGGATCAATCGCAGATTTTGTTTGACCGCGACCCGCATCAGCGCGTTGCTAAGGTTGCACCATATTTGACGCTTGATTCGAAGGCTGTTCCAGCAGTGGTCGATATGGATTCAAATCCGGATACGCCATCTGAACTCGTATGGATTATCGACGGTTATACGACGTCGAACAACTATCCGTACTCGGCTCGCGAGACTCTTGATGAGACTACCCGCGATGCCACCAACCGATCTGGCGCGTTGATTGCCGGAGGTACGAACGAGATTAACTATATTCGTAACTCGGTGAAGGCTGTTGTCAATGCTTATGATGGCAAGGTGACGCTCTTCCAGTGGGATGAAAAAGATCCGATCTTGAAGGCATGGCAAGGTATTTTCCCAGGTCAGGTCACTCCGTTGGCCAAGATGCCAGGTGATTTGATTGCTCACGTGCGTTACCCGAAGGATCTGTTCAATGTGCAGCGTAGCTTGTTGGCCCGCTACCACGTTGATGATGCGTTGTCATTCTACTCCGGTGGTGACTTCTGGCAGATTCCACGCGAACCAACTGGCCAGTCGGAAAATGATATGAATGCTCCGGCACAGCCACCGTACTATTTGACGTTGCAGATGCCAGGTCAGGAAGAGACGTCGTTTTCACTGTCAACCTCCTATATCCCTGGTGGAAACACCAAGCGTAACGTGATGACTGGTTTCTTGGCTGCTGATTCTAATGCAGGCAATGAGACTGGCAAGATTGCGCCGGGATATGGAAAGCTGCGCCTTCTTGAACTGCCACGTGACTTAACTGTTCCAGGCCCTGGCCAAGCACAGAATACAATGTTTGCTAATCCGAAGGTGTCAACAGATTTGAACCTGTTGCGTCAAGGTGGCACCAAGGTGCTTGAAGGTAACTTGTTGTCCTTGCCTGTCGGTGGCGGTCTGCTTTATGTCCAGCCGGTCTATGTTCAAGCGTCAAAGGGTACCCAGTATCCAACTTTGCAGTATGTGCTGACGCTGTTTGGTGATTCAGTTGGTTTTGCTCCAACCTTGCAAGAATCACTTGATATGGTCTTTGCTGGTGACGCCGGTGTGAATGCGGGCGATGCGAACATCGTGGGCGATAAGGCTGCGCCAGTTGATGGTGATAAGGTCAAGGTTCCTGGAACTGACGGCACTGATTCCGATTCCACGAAGCCCACCGAGCCAGTGAAGCCAGCTCCGGCGTTGCCGAGCGCGCCGGCAGGCACTCCCGCCGCCGATCTGAATACGGCGCTCAATGATGCGAAAGCAGCGATTCAATCTGCTGATGCGGCGTTGAAGTCTGGCGATTGGGCAGGTTATGGGGAG